A genomic region of Leptolyngbya sp. NIES-2104 contains the following coding sequences:
- a CDS encoding ATP-grasp domain-containing protein: MKVQSYSPTHSSAKIASKLTDKLFILNESLQSRLASKSKLKILFSDVELWQKAISPSFNLTQHEITFGELSPDSIKAHHLVVPLTISDLKYLNEVRHLIVNNPIPIPSIETLLLCDDKVAFNQTLIEKGFADFIPTVGGEFSYPYILKKRIDQWGKHSYLILDAEQEQDFSDRLNHPDYFSQAFVQGSHEYATHIVFKDQRIVCSINIEYGFTTEMPIKGKDHSIYRKICPCPYLNVFSAVLSSIGFEGLCCVNYKVWQDRPYILEINPRFGSSLCPFFFAFVRHLDWNSAILPKSGRALDFSI; the protein is encoded by the coding sequence ATGAAAGTGCAGTCCTACAGTCCAACACACTCATCTGCAAAAATCGCGAGCAAATTAACTGACAAATTATTTATTCTGAATGAGTCACTTCAGTCTCGCTTGGCTTCTAAATCAAAGCTGAAAATTCTGTTTTCAGATGTAGAGCTATGGCAGAAAGCAATTAGCCCTAGCTTTAACTTGACGCAGCATGAAATTACGTTTGGAGAGCTTTCACCCGACAGCATCAAAGCTCATCATCTCGTCGTGCCGTTGACAATCTCCGACTTGAAATATTTGAATGAAGTTCGCCATTTGATCGTCAATAATCCTATCCCTATTCCCAGTATCGAAACGCTCTTACTCTGTGATGATAAAGTCGCATTTAATCAAACGTTGATTGAGAAAGGATTCGCTGACTTTATTCCAACAGTGGGAGGCGAATTCAGCTATCCCTACATTTTGAAAAAGCGAATCGATCAATGGGGAAAACATAGCTACCTGATTCTCGATGCAGAGCAAGAGCAGGATTTTTCGGATAGATTAAATCATCCAGATTATTTCTCCCAAGCCTTCGTTCAGGGAAGCCATGAATACGCTACGCACATTGTCTTCAAGGATCAAAGAATCGTGTGTTCGATCAATATTGAGTATGGATTTACAACCGAAATGCCAATCAAGGGCAAAGACCACTCGATCTATCGAAAAATTTGCCCTTGCCCGTATCTTAATGTGTTCTCTGCCGTATTGAGCAGCATTGGCTTTGAAGGGCTGTGCTGCGTTAATTATAAAGTTTGGCAGGATCGTCCCTATATCTTGGAAATCAATCCAAGGTTTGGCTCAAGTCTTTGCCCATTCTTTTTTGCCTTCGTGAGACATCTTGATTGGAATTCAGCCATTCTTCCTAAGAGCGGTCGCGCACTCGACTTCTCAATCTAA
- a CDS encoding ribonuclease R family protein encodes MEFSIAELLANFTDDKLVAPKALEKKLECNDEPSLRRLQIALDALEKVGVLVKERGKYRRMTEDGVVEGKLRCSSKGFCFAIQDTEGSEDIYIRESQLNHAWNGDRVLVRVTKEGSRRRSPEGEVRLILERANPSVLARIKRNEAGEFRAVPLDDRLLFELQVNENGLTLDEAIDHLAHVQIKRYPIGQHAPLGKVAKVLGADDDAADIDIVCCKHDLPREFSETVLAAAKELPNKVTKTEMKMRVDLRGLTTLTIKASSEDSADDAITLEKTKAGNWRLGIHIADVARYVESASSLDREAQRRGTSAYLGELVIPMLPEQLTENLCSLQPGKDRLAISVLITLDESGQVIEFEIQPSVIQVDYKLSYEQAEAILADQHTEELKEFEPIFELLAQLDRLSHAIKDQRRKRGAFELNLPEKIYARPDGSESPEEAGKFTFSKFHYDDEGVLGAVVVSSTLPIHSMIVELMLLANQTVASHLKALGIPGVYRVHPTPDLEEVQELVKLAVSMGIELKLEQEEEVRPQDYQNFTHAFAESNAERVLTYLLLSTMKPAFYSTEPKAHFGLALDEGYTHFTSPVRRYPDLLVHRALHAVFEEGRDRRSSRVKDSVDLRHSSCHGQINWNVLPTDLHQELESHFKGVVVHLTEREKIAQDAENDLEGLKKAELMKERTGEVFHGLITGVQSYGLFVELEELLVEGLVHVSSLKDDWYEFRSRQQTLVGRKNRKQYRLGDRIEVQVKSVDYYRQQIDLIAVGGGSEATDEDLEEERSDFQTETPDDEFGEE; translated from the coding sequence ATGGAATTCTCGATCGCTGAGTTACTCGCTAACTTCACAGACGATAAATTAGTCGCTCCCAAAGCTTTAGAGAAAAAGCTAGAGTGCAACGACGAACCGAGCCTGCGCCGCCTCCAGATTGCGCTTGATGCTCTAGAAAAGGTCGGTGTCTTGGTCAAAGAACGCGGAAAATATCGCCGCATGACTGAAGATGGCGTGGTGGAAGGAAAGTTACGCTGTTCGAGTAAGGGTTTTTGTTTCGCGATTCAAGATACGGAAGGCTCTGAAGATATCTATATCCGTGAGAGCCAATTAAATCATGCGTGGAATGGCGATCGTGTTTTAGTCCGCGTGACGAAAGAAGGGAGCCGCCGCCGCAGTCCTGAAGGTGAAGTTCGATTGATTCTTGAAAGAGCGAATCCATCTGTTTTGGCAAGAATTAAAAGAAATGAGGCTGGAGAATTTCGAGCCGTTCCGTTAGACGATCGCTTGTTGTTTGAATTGCAGGTGAATGAAAACGGATTAACGCTCGATGAAGCGATCGATCATTTGGCGCATGTGCAGATCAAACGTTACCCGATCGGACAACATGCACCCCTTGGTAAAGTTGCAAAAGTCTTAGGCGCAGATGATGACGCGGCAGATATTGATATTGTTTGCTGCAAACATGATTTACCGCGTGAATTTTCGGAAACCGTTCTTGCGGCTGCAAAAGAGTTACCGAATAAGGTGACAAAAACGGAAATGAAAATGCGCGTTGATCTGCGTGGATTAACAACGCTCACAATCAAAGCCAGCAGTGAAGATAGTGCGGATGATGCAATTACGCTGGAGAAAACAAAGGCGGGAAATTGGCGATTGGGGATTCATATCGCGGATGTGGCGCGGTATGTGGAATCAGCATCATCGCTCGATCGAGAAGCTCAAAGACGCGGAACTTCGGCTTATCTCGGTGAATTAGTGATTCCAATGCTGCCGGAACAACTGACCGAAAATCTCTGTTCACTGCAACCTGGAAAAGATCGGCTTGCGATTTCCGTCTTGATTACGCTGGATGAATCGGGACAAGTGATCGAATTCGAGATTCAGCCTTCTGTGATTCAAGTCGATTACAAACTGAGTTATGAACAAGCAGAGGCGATTTTAGCTGATCAACATACGGAAGAATTGAAAGAATTCGAGCCGATTTTTGAACTGCTGGCACAACTCGATCGATTAAGTCACGCGATCAAAGACCAACGCCGTAAACGCGGTGCATTTGAACTGAACTTGCCAGAAAAAATCTATGCTCGTCCTGACGGTTCAGAATCGCCAGAAGAAGCAGGCAAATTCACCTTCAGCAAGTTCCACTATGATGACGAAGGCGTTCTCGGTGCGGTTGTCGTTTCTTCCACACTTCCGATTCACTCGATGATCGTTGAATTGATGTTACTCGCCAATCAAACTGTCGCTTCTCACCTGAAAGCGTTAGGAATTCCGGGCGTATATCGAGTGCATCCTACTCCTGATCTCGAAGAAGTGCAAGAACTGGTGAAACTTGCGGTCAGTATGGGAATCGAACTGAAGCTTGAACAGGAAGAAGAAGTTCGCCCCCAAGACTATCAAAACTTCACTCATGCGTTTGCAGAATCGAATGCAGAGCGAGTTCTCACTTACTTGTTGCTTTCCACGATGAAGCCTGCGTTCTACAGCACTGAACCCAAAGCGCATTTTGGTTTGGCGTTAGACGAAGGCTACACTCATTTCACCTCTCCGGTTCGTCGTTATCCCGATTTGCTGGTGCATCGAGCGCTTCATGCCGTGTTTGAAGAAGGACGCGATCGACGTTCCTCCCGCGTGAAAGATAGCGTCGATCTGCGCCATAGTTCTTGTCACGGTCAAATCAATTGGAACGTTCTACCTACCGATCTACATCAAGAACTTGAGAGCCATTTCAAAGGCGTTGTGGTTCACTTAACTGAACGCGAGAAAATTGCTCAAGATGCTGAGAATGACCTCGAAGGCTTGAAGAAAGCCGAACTGATGAAAGAGCGTACAGGCGAAGTGTTCCACGGTCTGATCACCGGAGTTCAATCTTATGGATTGTTTGTGGAACTCGAAGAACTCCTAGTCGAAGGTCTAGTTCACGTCAGTTCGCTCAAAGATGACTGGTACGAATTCCGATCGCGTCAGCAAACCCTAGTCGGTCGGAAAAATCGCAAACAATATCGATTAGGCGATCGGATCGAAGTCCAAGTCAAGAGCGTTGACTACTACCGCCAGCAAATCGATCTCATCGCTGTCGGTGGTGGCAGTGAAGCGACTGATGAAGACCTTGAAGAAGAGCGATCGGACTTCCAGACTGAAACTCCCGATGACGAATTTGGTGAGGAATAA
- the secY gene encoding preprotein translocase subunit SecY: MVESRDRTPTAQETFVQMAQAAGLRGRLLLTIGILIFVRLGIFIPIPGIDRAAFSQAIQGNSALSFVDLFAGGGLRTLGLFALGILPFINASIIIQLLTAAIPTLEDLQKNEGEAGRRKISQYTRYTAAGWAIVQSTLLTIGLLRPFAESWSPFFVVQTVLALTAGSMFVMWAGELITERGVGNGASLLIFLNIVATLPNTLGQAFDLAQTGDRAVVSSVVILLLVFLAMVVGIVFVQEGTRRIPIISARRQVGKRMMLERSSYLPLRLNQGGVMPIIFASTVLTIPVIIAQTFNNANVANFISTYLGPTSIWHNLLYFVLILFFSFFYASLIMQPDDMSKNLKKMGSSIPGIRPGKATTEYVERVLNRLTFLGAIFLAIVAIVPSIIENATPVKVFQGFGATSLLILVGVAIDTAKQIQTYVISQRYEGMVKE; the protein is encoded by the coding sequence ATGGTCGAAAGTCGAGATAGAACGCCTACCGCTCAGGAAACCTTTGTCCAAATGGCACAGGCGGCTGGACTGCGGGGACGATTACTTTTAACGATCGGGATTTTGATCTTCGTCCGATTGGGAATTTTTATCCCGATACCGGGCATCGATCGAGCCGCTTTTTCCCAAGCCATTCAAGGCAATAGCGCATTAAGTTTCGTAGACTTATTCGCTGGCGGCGGTTTGAGAACGTTGGGTCTATTTGCCCTTGGCATTCTGCCGTTTATTAACGCTTCGATCATTATTCAACTGTTGACAGCGGCGATACCCACGCTCGAAGATTTGCAGAAGAATGAAGGTGAAGCGGGAAGACGCAAGATTTCACAATACACGCGCTATACGGCGGCAGGTTGGGCGATCGTCCAAAGTACACTTTTAACGATCGGCTTACTGCGTCCGTTTGCTGAGTCTTGGAGTCCGTTCTTTGTGGTGCAAACCGTTCTCGCCCTCACTGCTGGATCGATGTTCGTCATGTGGGCAGGAGAACTGATCACAGAACGCGGTGTCGGAAATGGTGCATCACTGTTGATTTTCCTCAACATTGTGGCGACGCTGCCGAATACGTTGGGACAAGCTTTTGACCTAGCGCAAACAGGCGATCGAGCAGTGGTGAGTAGTGTTGTGATTCTCTTGCTCGTCTTCTTGGCAATGGTTGTTGGCATCGTGTTCGTTCAAGAAGGAACCCGCCGAATTCCGATTATTTCCGCTCGTCGGCAAGTCGGCAAACGAATGATGCTCGAAAGAAGCAGCTATCTGCCTCTACGCCTCAATCAAGGCGGTGTGATGCCGATCATTTTCGCATCTACGGTCTTAACGATTCCCGTGATCATCGCTCAAACGTTTAATAATGCAAACGTGGCGAACTTCATTAGTACCTATCTCGGTCCAACTTCGATTTGGCACAATCTTCTTTACTTTGTGCTAATTCTGTTCTTTAGCTTCTTCTATGCGTCGCTGATCATGCAGCCTGATGACATGTCGAAGAACTTGAAGAAAATGGGATCGAGCATTCCGGGCATTCGACCTGGAAAAGCGACCACCGAGTATGTTGAGCGCGTTTTGAATCGTTTGACCTTCTTAGGTGCTATCTTCTTAGCTATCGTTGCGATCGTGCCTTCGATTATCGAGAATGCAACTCCGGTGAAAGTCTTTCAAGGCTTCGGAGCAACATCCTTGTTGATTCTTGTAGGTGTGGCGATCGACACGGCAAAACAGATCCAAACATATGTGATCTCTCAACGATACGAAGGAATGGTGAAAGAATAG
- a CDS encoding flavin prenyltransferase UbiX gives MSKRPLIIGVSGASGLIYAVRTLKYLLSADYAIELVASKATYMVWQSELNIRMPPEPVQQEQFWRSQAGVEFAGKLTCHSWGDVGANIASGSFRTLGMLVIPCSMSTVGKLAAGLSSDLLERAADVQLKEGRKLVIVPRETPFSLIHLRNLTTLAESGARIVPAIPAWYHNPKSIEDLVDFVVARALDQFEIDCVGVDRWKETDT, from the coding sequence GTGAGTAAACGTCCTTTGATTATCGGGGTTTCCGGGGCTTCGGGTCTGATTTATGCCGTCCGCACACTGAAGTATCTTTTATCAGCGGATTACGCGATCGAGCTTGTCGCCTCGAAAGCGACCTACATGGTTTGGCAATCCGAACTCAATATCCGAATGCCACCGGAACCCGTCCAGCAAGAACAATTCTGGCGTTCTCAAGCAGGAGTCGAATTTGCTGGCAAGCTTACCTGTCATTCGTGGGGCGATGTCGGCGCGAATATTGCCAGTGGATCATTCCGTACATTAGGAATGCTCGTAATCCCTTGCAGTATGAGTACGGTCGGTAAACTTGCAGCCGGATTAAGCTCTGATTTGCTCGAACGGGCGGCGGATGTGCAGCTTAAAGAAGGGCGAAAATTGGTCATTGTGCCGCGAGAAACGCCATTTAGTTTGATTCATTTACGCAATCTGACCACATTAGCGGAATCAGGAGCGCGAATTGTTCCGGCGATTCCAGCTTGGTATCACAACCCGAAATCGATCGAAGATTTAGTCGATTTCGTGGTGGCGCGGGCATTGGATCAGTTTGAGATTGATTGTGTGGGTGTCGATCGTTGGAAAGAAACCGATACTTAG
- a CDS encoding ATP/GTP-binding protein has product MFKALKIENFRGFKAFELQQLDRVNLLVGRNNSGKTSILEAIQLLCSRANLEPLIGIMTNRGEYSSSENHSLNRQLTESQNLDIQHLFYGHTVQSASHISISGSHTEDCETLTVSLDGTYGDFDSQLEEPNASGFSLLVQWKLEPDTEEVQSENLSRLDTELNLFYSPLSANFGLSTNRVRSPQRKPYDIPINIPAPINTQFITPFSLSAQSMIEMFEDFVVLTPEEQVVNQALHTIESRIERIAPISSKKSTIFGSRTGFIVKLTGINERVPIGSMGDGIWRMLGLAISAVGAKGGVLLVDEIDTGLHFTVMVDMWKMILQIAQRLDIQVFATTHSRDCWESLAEAGRLEESENEITIHRIERERDRSVIFSGRKMMIAADQEIEVR; this is encoded by the coding sequence ATGTTCAAAGCGCTAAAAATAGAAAATTTTCGAGGATTCAAAGCTTTTGAGCTTCAGCAGCTTGATAGAGTAAATTTGCTGGTCGGTAGAAACAATAGCGGAAAGACTTCTATTTTGGAAGCGATTCAACTTCTTTGCTCACGAGCAAACCTTGAGCCTTTGATTGGAATAATGACAAATCGAGGCGAATATTCCTCAAGCGAGAACCACAGCTTGAATAGACAATTAACGGAAAGTCAAAATCTTGATATTCAGCATCTCTTTTACGGTCATACAGTTCAATCAGCAAGTCATATCTCAATTTCTGGTTCGCATACTGAGGACTGTGAAACGTTAACAGTGTCGCTTGATGGGACATACGGCGATTTCGACTCTCAACTAGAAGAACCAAATGCCTCAGGCTTCAGTCTATTAGTGCAGTGGAAGCTTGAACCAGATACTGAAGAGGTTCAAAGTGAAAATCTTTCTAGACTTGACACTGAACTTAATCTGTTCTACTCGCCGCTTTCTGCGAATTTTGGTCTTTCTACAAACCGAGTACGGTCTCCTCAACGAAAGCCGTATGATATTCCAATCAATATTCCTGCGCCAATTAATACTCAATTTATTACACCATTTTCGTTGTCAGCGCAGAGTATGATCGAGATGTTTGAAGATTTTGTGGTTCTAACACCCGAAGAACAAGTAGTGAATCAAGCCCTTCACACGATCGAATCCAGAATCGAAAGAATTGCGCCCATAAGCTCCAAAAAAAGCACAATTTTTGGTTCACGTACTGGATTTATTGTGAAGCTGACAGGCATAAACGAGCGAGTTCCAATTGGCAGCATGGGCGATGGTATCTGGAGAATGCTAGGACTTGCAATATCAGCAGTTGGAGCAAAAGGTGGGGTTCTACTCGTTGATGAAATTGACACTGGGCTGCACTTCACCGTGATGGTTGATATGTGGAAGATGATCTTACAGATTGCACAAAGGCTAGATATACAGGTTTTTGCGACTACTCATAGTCGAGATTGCTGGGAAAGTCTAGCTGAAGCAGGGCGACTCGAAGAATCTGAGAATGAAATTACGATTCATCGAATTGAACGAGAACGCGATCGCTCAGTTATCTTTAGCGGACGCAAAATGATGATTGCGGCTGATCAGGAAATTGAGGTTCGTTGA
- the groES gene encoding co-chaperone GroES, with translation MAAISLSVSTVKPLGDRVFVKVSEAEERTAGGIFLPDNAKEKPQVGEIVAVGSGKLNEKGDRQPMEVQIGNKVLYSKYAGTDIKLGGDDYVLLSEKDILAVVS, from the coding sequence ATGGCAGCCATCTCTCTTAGCGTGTCCACCGTTAAACCGTTGGGCGATCGCGTATTCGTGAAAGTGAGCGAAGCGGAAGAAAGAACCGCAGGCGGCATTTTTCTGCCCGATAACGCAAAGGAAAAGCCCCAAGTCGGTGAAATTGTCGCGGTCGGTTCTGGCAAGCTCAACGAGAAAGGCGATCGCCAACCGATGGAAGTTCAAATCGGTAACAAAGTGCTGTACTCGAAGTACGCCGGAACCGATATCAAACTCGGTGGCGACGATTATGTATTGCTGTCTGAAAAAGACATTCTTGCCGTCGTTTCATAG
- a CDS encoding DUF3226 domain-containing protein, producing the protein MAKRLVPRKLIVEGNEDKRVIPELIEKSGIQWVEQHNPIVYIEALDGYQQLTDPVVIQAQIDTSNLQALGIVIDADDQPVSRWQSVRNAVCRSIPDIPEELPETGLVHQAQNSIGDPIRFGIWMMPDNRLQGMLETFLAHLIETEQQELWQYAQEATGIAKTKSARFKQTHTDKANLYTWLAWQAPPGRQLHQAIQEKILKPEHPTAQRFVAWFKDLYDI; encoded by the coding sequence GTGGCTAAGAGACTTGTACCAAGGAAGCTTATAGTCGAAGGAAATGAGGATAAGCGAGTCATTCCCGAACTAATCGAAAAGAGTGGAATTCAATGGGTCGAGCAGCACAATCCGATTGTTTATATTGAGGCGCTAGACGGATATCAGCAGCTAACTGATCCGGTTGTTATTCAGGCACAGATCGATACGTCCAACTTACAGGCTCTCGGAATTGTCATTGATGCTGATGATCAGCCTGTTTCTCGGTGGCAAAGTGTCCGAAACGCTGTTTGCAGAAGTATTCCTGATATTCCCGAAGAACTCCCAGAAACTGGATTAGTACATCAGGCGCAAAACTCAATTGGTGATCCAATCAGATTTGGGATTTGGATGATGCCCGATAATCGTCTACAAGGGATGCTAGAAACTTTTCTTGCTCATCTAATCGAGACTGAGCAGCAAGAACTTTGGCAATATGCTCAAGAAGCAACTGGCATTGCAAAGACTAAATCTGCTCGATTCAAACAGACGCATACAGACAAAGCGAATCTCTATACTTGGCTTGCTTGGCAAGCTCCACCTGGAAGACAACTTCATCAGGCAATTCAGGAAAAAATTCTGAAGCCAGAGCATCCGACAGCGCAACGATTCGTAGCCTGGTTCAAGGATTTGTATGATATTTGA
- the groL gene encoding chaperonin GroEL (60 kDa chaperone family; promotes refolding of misfolded polypeptides especially under stressful conditions; forms two stacked rings of heptamers to form a barrel-shaped 14mer; ends can be capped by GroES; misfolded proteins enter the barrel where they are refolded when GroES binds), whose product MAKRIIYNENARRALERGMDILAEAVAVTLGPKGRNVVLEKKFGAPQIVNDGVTIAKEIELEDHVENTGVSLIRQAASKTNDAAGDGTTTATVLAHAIVKEGMRNVAAGANAILLKRGMDKATTFLVDKIAAHARQVEDSKAIAQVGTISAGNDEEVGQMIASAMDKVGKEGVISLEEGKSMTTELEVTEGMRFDKGYISPYFATDTERMEAVLEEPFILITDKKINLVQDLVPVLEQVARAGRPLIIIAEDIEKEALATLVVNRLRGVLNVAAVKAPGFGDRRKAMLEDIAVLTGGQLITEDAGLKLDTTKLDQLGKARRVTITKDNTTIVAEGNEAQVKARVEQIRRQMDETDSSYDKEKLQERLAKLAGGVAVIKVGAATETEMKDRKLRLEDAINATKAAVEEGIVPGGGTTLAHLAPELESWASSNLKGEELIGAQIVARALTAPLKRIAENAGQNGAVIAERVKEKEFNVGYNAATGEFVDMLEAGIVDPAKVTRSALQNAASIAAMVLTTECIVVDKPEPKDGAAAGAGAGGGMGDFDY is encoded by the coding sequence ATGGCTAAGCGCATCATTTACAACGAAAATGCTCGTCGTGCTCTTGAACGAGGCATGGACATTCTGGCAGAAGCCGTTGCGGTCACTTTGGGACCTAAAGGACGGAACGTGGTGCTAGAGAAGAAATTCGGCGCACCGCAAATCGTAAACGATGGGGTCACGATCGCAAAAGAAATCGAACTCGAAGATCACGTTGAAAACACAGGCGTTTCTTTGATTCGTCAAGCTGCTTCCAAGACGAATGATGCGGCTGGAGACGGAACCACGACTGCAACTGTTTTGGCTCATGCGATCGTTAAAGAAGGAATGCGGAACGTTGCTGCTGGAGCAAACGCGATCCTTCTGAAGCGCGGTATGGACAAAGCAACGACTTTCTTGGTTGACAAGATTGCGGCTCATGCTCGTCAGGTTGAGGATTCCAAAGCGATCGCGCAAGTCGGAACCATCTCGGCTGGAAACGATGAGGAAGTCGGTCAAATGATCGCTTCGGCAATGGATAAAGTCGGCAAAGAAGGCGTGATCTCGCTTGAAGAAGGCAAATCGATGACCACCGAACTCGAAGTCACCGAAGGGATGCGCTTCGATAAAGGTTACATCTCGCCTTACTTCGCAACCGACACCGAGCGCATGGAAGCCGTTCTCGAAGAACCCTTCATCCTCATCACCGACAAGAAGATCAACTTAGTTCAAGACCTCGTTCCAGTTCTTGAGCAAGTCGCTCGTGCAGGTCGTCCTTTGATCATCATTGCAGAAGACATTGAAAAAGAAGCACTCGCGACCTTGGTTGTAAACCGTCTGCGTGGCGTTCTGAATGTTGCTGCGGTCAAAGCTCCTGGATTTGGCGATCGTCGAAAAGCAATGCTCGAAGATATTGCAGTTCTGACGGGTGGACAACTGATCACCGAAGATGCAGGTCTGAAGCTCGATACCACTAAGCTTGATCAATTGGGTAAAGCTCGCCGTGTGACCATCACCAAGGACAACACCACGATCGTTGCTGAAGGTAATGAAGCGCAAGTGAAAGCTCGCGTTGAGCAAATCCGTCGTCAAATGGACGAGACTGATTCTTCCTACGACAAGGAGAAGCTGCAAGAGCGCTTAGCTAAATTGGCGGGTGGTGTTGCAGTGATCAAAGTCGGTGCGGCTACTGAAACTGAAATGAAAGATCGTAAGCTCCGTTTAGAAGATGCGATCAACGCAACTAAAGCAGCAGTCGAAGAAGGAATTGTTCCTGGTGGCGGTACAACCTTGGCTCACTTGGCTCCCGAACTCGAATCTTGGGCTTCTAGCAACCTCAAAGGTGAAGAACTGATCGGAGCACAAATCGTCGCTCGTGCGTTGACTGCTCCTCTGAAGCGCATTGCTGAAAACGCTGGTCAAAACGGTGCAGTGATTGCTGAGCGCGTCAAAGAGAAAGAATTCAACGTTGGTTACAACGCAGCTACGGGTGAATTCGTTGATATGCTCGAAGCTGGTATCGTTGACCCTGCGAAAGTGACTCGTTCTGCACTTCAGAATGCAGCCTCGATCGCGGCAATGGTGCTGACAACTGAGTGTATTGTGGTTGACAAGCCTGAACCGAAAGACGGTGCTGCGGCTGGCGCGGGTGCTGGTGGTGGTATGGGTGACTTCGATTACTAA
- a CDS encoding adenylate kinase, whose translation MARLIFVGPPGAGKGTQSKFLADSHQIPHISTGDILREAVAAQTPLGVKAQGYMDRGELVPDQLVIDLIRERLGKSDAASGWILDGFPRNVAQAEFLDVLLDELNQGCDRVINFDVPDDVLVTRMLSRGRKDDNEETIRRRLEVYREQTAPLIHYYESREKMVTIDGDQSMEEVAAALNQVCA comes from the coding sequence GTGGCGCGACTGATTTTTGTCGGACCTCCCGGAGCCGGGAAAGGGACTCAATCGAAATTTTTGGCTGACTCCCACCAGATTCCGCATATCTCCACCGGAGACATTCTTCGGGAGGCGGTGGCTGCTCAAACGCCGCTCGGTGTGAAGGCTCAAGGATACATGGATCGCGGTGAACTGGTACCCGATCAACTGGTGATTGATTTGATTCGCGAACGTTTAGGGAAATCCGATGCTGCATCCGGCTGGATTCTCGATGGTTTTCCGCGCAATGTGGCACAAGCAGAATTCCTTGATGTGCTGCTGGATGAACTGAATCAAGGATGCGATCGTGTGATCAATTTCGATGTGCCCGATGACGTGCTTGTCACCCGAATGCTGAGCCGTGGACGCAAAGACGACAACGAAGAAACGATTCGCCGCCGTCTCGAAGTCTACCGAGAGCAAACGGCTCCATTGATTCACTACTACGAATCGCGTGAGAAGATGGTCACGATCGATGGTGATCAATCGATGGAAGAAGTCGCAGCCGCATTAAATCAAGTTTGCGCTTAA
- a CDS encoding GNAT family N-acetyltransferase, translated as MQIRAEKPEDIEAVRQVNIAGFGRSSEADLVDRLRSVRPTLSFIAVSSGQIVGHLFFSPVAINGQSNNSLMLGLAPLAVLPEFQRQGIGTALVEYGLKECDRFGCKAVVVLGDPNYYSRFGFISAKNKGLKCEYTVPDEAFMVLELESGALDGCSGTVKYRSEFNELE; from the coding sequence ATGCAGATTCGAGCAGAAAAGCCAGAAGATATCGAAGCGGTTCGTCAGGTAAATATTGCAGGATTTGGTCGATCGAGTGAAGCAGATTTAGTCGATCGATTGCGAAGTGTTCGTCCTACGCTTTCTTTCATAGCGGTTTCATCTGGACAAATTGTTGGACATTTGTTCTTTAGTCCAGTTGCGATCAACGGTCAATCTAACAATTCTCTGATGCTTGGACTTGCACCTTTAGCAGTCCTACCTGAGTTTCAGAGACAAGGAATTGGAACAGCGCTGGTTGAATATGGATTGAAAGAATGCGATCGATTCGGGTGTAAAGCTGTCGTTGTATTAGGCGATCCAAACTATTATTCGCGCTTTGGGTTCATTTCAGCTAAAAACAAAGGGCTGAAATGTGAATACACAGTGCCCGATGAGGCGTTTATGGTTTTGGAGTTGGAAAGCGGTGCATTGGATGGCTGTTCTGGGACGGTGAAATATCGATCGGAGTTCAACGAGCTTGAGTAA